A genomic window from Gossypium hirsutum isolate 1008001.06 chromosome D10, Gossypium_hirsutum_v2.1, whole genome shotgun sequence includes:
- the LOC107935364 gene encoding uncharacterized protein, producing MSVLNRSYSYSKVNKEDPDEIIHRRAQFLIYKVLEQADSRRKPSFFRIKLCRLKLKIGRKLKKLKKTAMVSISGLRVDVYRQVFNQLKTWRRLFNRGGNDHGTIAAAIHRPLLT from the coding sequence ATGTCTGTTTTGAACAGATCATATAGTTATTCAAAGGTGAATAAAGAAGACCCAGATGAGATAATCCATAGACGAGCTCAGTTCTTGATTTACAAAGTGCTAGAACAAGCTGATTCTAGAAGAAAACCATCGTTCTTTCGAATCAAATTATGTAGGCTGAAGCTGAAGATTGGtagaaaattgaagaaattgaagaaaactgCGATGGTCAGTATTTCTGGTTTAAGAGTTGATGTTTACAGACAGGTTTTTAATCAGTTGAAAACTTGGAGACGATTGTTTAACCGTGGTGGTAATGATCATGGAACCATTGCTGCCGCCATTCATCGTCCTTTGCTCACTTAA